TTCGACTGATGCTAGTAATGTCCGCCGTGTTACACCTGTAGATTGGAAAGGCATTCGACACCTCAGGACTGACCTGGAATCCGTTCAGCGGCGCCTGAGCCACGGCGGACGGCGGATAGCCCATGACTACAGGCAGAAAGTGCGGAACCGCTGACAACATTAGCCTGGTACCAAAACACGTATCCTCTGTGCTTTGCTCCCTCCTTATAAACGGTTTGCTGAGGATGCTGTCTATGGTGAAAGAACTGGAAAACCTTGACTTTTCATCGCGCGCTGGGATCCGGCTTTCATCCGCAGGCGCGCGCTCTTGAGATTGAGAAGTGCTCAGGATCTTCTTACTGATGCGCTTCCTCCTCCTGCGAAAAACCCCGTCTGCGAAAGTGTATTCACTTTGTGGGTTCAACATCCAGTAGTTGTCTTTTCCCCACGGACGCGAGGGATCTCGCAGCACTTTTAAAAAGCAGTCGTTCAATGACAAGTTATGCCGTACGGAGTTGCGCCACCCCGTGTAGCTGCCCCGAAAAAACGTGAATTTTTTCATTAAGTACTCGTTTATTTCAGCAAGTGTGAGGCGGCCGGTGTTAGAATCGCGTATGGCCATAGCAATGAGCGCGATGTAGGAGTATGGTGGTTTGGGTCTACGCGTATAGGGTTTCGCCTTCCTGTCCGATACGGAGATACTTGGTCCTGGGCTGTTGGCTGAACAGTCTCCATCCGAGCCCAATTCCTCCTCCGTGGACAGCGGTGAAGCCATGTTCTCATCCATGTCATTGCACAGGTCCAGTGGCTTGCCCGCAAGGCGACTCGCAGAGAAAACCTCCAACTTCATTGTAAGGCGCCTCTGTCACTTCAAACTGAGTAGCTTTTATAAAAAGACTACTTGTTTTGATCAACGATTTTGGGAGTGCTCAGTCTTAGTTTATGTTAAGTTCTATTAAAGAAACAAGAATGATCACTTCCTATTGGTTGGAAAGTCCTCATGGGAGAACGGACAGCATCGGCGGGCGTTAATATAATCGCTCGGCGAGGACGGCCCACGAGGGCGGGGCTTAGTGGCTAGACCTATCAATCACAGACGCATTCACGCGAGTTAGGTTTAGAGATGCTCACCTGTCCCCGTAACTGTACGGATTGTGTGTGAGTGGTTTGGAGTCGTAAGGACCGATTGAATTCTGTTTATTTTGAAGTGTTATACGTATGTAATAAGTATTGTTGTGCTTTAAATTGAATAATGTCAACAGGTTTGTGTGAGGTTAAAATTCAAGTGGGTCCTTGTAGCCAACATCATGAACATGTAAATGAAAAGTCATAAAAACTATTGCATGTTTGAATCTCTAAAATAATGTGAaaccattgtgtgtgtgtacatttatgGTCAAATTTGAGGAGATGTGTCATCAAAAATGATTTGTATTTGAAGGTTCTCAGTTAATGATATATTTGTATGTGACATTTAAATAACTCAACGTTAATCTAAGATAGAAATCACCTATATTTTGAGCACCATTCAATGTATCAAAAATGTTTCTAGTTCATTAGTATAAAACAGAAGatgtctgtataaaaaaaaaaaaaatcctcagcatgatagaaaaataaatgtgaatgaacACGTTTGGCTGTACTTGTGAGAGACATTTTTTAAAACGCTCTCACAAATAGTGAAAGATGTTGATGGCAACATCTTGATTTATCATGGGCTTTGATTATATCatcagaaaaatgtatatgtCTTTAATGTATATGAGAAGCAGTTGTCGCTATAGTGGATTTCCCCATTCTGTTCATTGTATACAGACTTAAATATAATGCTTGACAAAGAGAATATCCCTGCTAATTCATTTGGACTGTGTAATTGGGCAGGTGAACTCGCCACGGTATGTGGAATGTGACACCTGATTCTGACGCACCCAATACCTGACATCAACTTGTCACTCACGATCACCCTTTTTTTAAACTGAGTTTACATGTTTAATGAAACATTTGCTTATGGCAGTTGCTGACTTTTGAAAGAATGGGGAAGTTTACTGCATTTATGATGAACTTGGATGTGGGCCATATACCTAAAACGGTAAGAACAGGGACGAGAAACACCACAGAGATCACAAACAGGTCAAAGagtagatgaagaaaaaaaaatagataactcCTATCTTAAAAAATCCAGCTTAGCAATTCTCTTTTATTCTCTCCGCAGAGGTGAAGGCACAGTGAAAGGTCATGAAGTTTCATAAGTTCCTAACGTGCCCTAAGGTGAGTGATAATCATTTAACTGTCTTTTGAACCACACCTACATAAAGCCTTTGGGATATTTTTTCTTTGAGTGAATCCAAACATTCTCTTGTGCACCGATGGTGTGTGTAATTTTCTGGGTTCATGGGGCAGGCAAGCAAGCCTGTGCAACTTGTGGTGTGTGCctataaacacacgcacacaaatacacatacatacacaaatgaTTATATAGTCTTCCATGGAGACCGTCTGAGCATGTGTTACTGTTGGGTTCTCGGTAACCATAACTTAAATttccacaacaaataatatattttgaagaatatgggagttcaaaacaacattggacccaACTGACTTTACATATTCATCTGCACAATAAAATATCCATACATTACACTGCTAAACTTATTCATGCATTGAAAAGATTACAGACCACCATTGTCGCAGGCCTGGTGTTGTCATatgtaaaccatacttttgtaaaATCATCCATTTTAAAACTTAAAGGTCTTACTAAATCCACTCACATAAACCACACAAGAAACACAGATCTGCTCCATTTTCAAACAACGAGACCTTTTACTTTGTTGAATTgtcttaaataataaattatgtccTGATGTATGATGCTGGCCACATTTTATAAAGAGACCAAAAATTGGAATATCCCTGGATACATTCAAAAACCTTGACTGCTTCAACAATCTGAactcaaataaatatgaatttagcAGTTTGGCACTGTCTGCGGCTCCAAACCGCTGCAGTCAGATAGAGTTTCGGCCCTGTGCTTACTCATTTCCCTTACCATTCCAAGACAAAATGATTTCCAGCAGGCTGAACACTTGAGCAGgcctaaaactgacatttaaagGGCATGTCAACCAAGCTTTCTCCTTTTTAGAAGTGTAACCGAACACTAATAG
The sequence above is a segment of the Carassius gibelio isolate Cgi1373 ecotype wild population from Czech Republic chromosome A20, carGib1.2-hapl.c, whole genome shotgun sequence genome. Coding sequences within it:
- the LOC127938161 gene encoding forkhead box protein Q1-like; amino-acid sequence: MKLEVFSASRLAGKPLDLCNDMDENMASPLSTEEELGSDGDCSANSPGPSISVSDRKAKPYTRRPKPPYSYIALIAMAIRDSNTGRLTLAEINEYLMKKFTFFRGSYTGWRNSVRHNLSLNDCFLKVLRDPSRPWGKDNYWMLNPQSEYTFADGVFRRRRKRISKKILSTSQSQERAPADESRIPARDEKSRFSSSFTIDSILSKPFIRREQSTEDTCFGTRLMLSAVPHFLPVVMGYPPSAVAQAPLNGFQVSPEVSNAFPIYRCNTADITSISRIPDIPNSLPGLAHSHITVQETEYHPFRIDSLLS